The genomic segment TAGAGAAACGCAGGAGCGGACAAGGCCATTGCCAGCACGAAGAACACGCCCGTGAGATACAAAACGCGATAGGGATTGCGCCGACGCATACCCCACTTCGCTTTGAGATTACCGAACACGGTAGCGATGCAGTCCTTGAGAGAAAAGATGCGTTTTTGCTTGCCCGTGCCCGCCTGCAAAAGGTCGGTGTCGATGGCGAGGTCGCTGTCCTCGACGTGGCGTGCGACGTACTTGCCTTCGTCCAGACTAATGCTGCTGTTTTCGGTGACGAAAGTCACCTTGCTCTCCCCGTCCACTTTGAGCAAAATACGCCCGTTTTGGCATACGATAGACACCTTAGAGCGAGGAATGGAGCCGTCGTCGTACAGCAAGACGTCCATCTCGTCCGCCTTGAATTCGCGGCGCGCCATATCCCCCAAATACACATGATCGGCGGCTCGGTGCTCCAACGAGCCCGTGCCTTGGTTGGCCGAATCGTCGACGATGGCGCCGTCTTTCATGCGGATTATGCGGTCGGCGTAGAAGGCGGCGAGGTCTTCCTCGTGCGTCACCACGATGACCAGACAATGCTTGCTCAACCCCTTGAGCAACTCCATCACCGCGATGGTGTTGGTGTCGTCCAGATTGCCCGTAGGCTCGTCCGCAATAATGACCTTGGCGCCCTTGACGATGGCACGGGCGATGCCAACGCGTTGTTGCTGCCCACCCGACAAGGTGGACGGCGTGCGCTTGGCGAACTTCTCCATGCCAACCAACGACAAAGCGTACTCGATCCGCTCTTTGTAGGTGTGCGGCTCGATGCCCGACAGTTTGAGCACCAACTCGAGGTTTTGATAGACGGTCAACTCGTCTATGAGATTGTAATTTTGAAATACATAGCCGATGGTGCGGTTGCGCAATTTGTCCCATTGCTCGCATTGATAGCGCGTGATGGTAGTGCCATCGATGGTGACCGAGCCGCAATCGGGCTTTTCCAAGCCGCCCAGCGTGTTGAGCAAGGTAGTCTTGCCGCAACCCGACTTGCCGACCAGCATCACCAGCCCCTCGTCCAACTCGAGGTTGATATTTTGGAGCGCCTTGATCTCGTTCGGCTTACCTTTGAAGAAGAATTTGGATATATTATTGACCTTAATCATGTTTTCCGCCCTCCTTCAACGACATTTTGACCGTTTGACGATAGAAATACTTGTTGAAACGGTAGGCGTTGCCTATGGTAACGAATACGTCGGCAAGAAAGGCGACGACGGCTATCCACAAGAGATTCAGCCCGAACTTGCCCAATACCTGCATACCGTACGTGATCTTGGGCGTGAGGGAGAAGCCGTACACCAAGCCTATGATAACGGTGAGCGCTACGCCGCACGCCCACCCCATGAGACCTTGTATGACCATTTCGACGTAGTAGATGGATTTGACGAAGCCGTTGGGCAAGCCCACCGTGCGCATGATGTTATAATCCCGCCGTTTGCTCGTTTCGAGGGCGCGATAACTGCCCATGATGAT from the Clostridia bacterium genome contains:
- a CDS encoding ABC transporter ATP-binding protein — encoded protein: MIKVNNISKFFFKGKPNEIKALQNINLELDEGLVMLVGKSGCGKTTLLNTLGGLEKPDCGSVTIDGTTITRYQCEQWDKLRNRTIGYVFQNYNLIDELTVYQNLELVLKLSGIEPHTYKERIEYALSLVGMEKFAKRTPSTLSGGQQQRVGIARAIVKGAKVIIADEPTGNLDDTNTIAVMELLKGLSKHCLVIVVTHEEDLAAFYADRIIRMKDGAIVDDSANQGTGSLEHRAADHVYLGDMARREFKADEMDVLLYDDGSIPRSKVSIVCQNGRILLKVDGESKVTFVTENSSISLDEGKYVARHVEDSDLAIDTDLLQAGTGKQKRIFSLKDCIATVFGNLKAKWGMRRRNPYRVLYLTGVFFVLAMALSAPAFLYNRDANVVVDDGVVAIRGSYTQDALPADLPSGTVVLNRSVDSAYIDASFGTQSRFIDVGSVNSMCVMPYSAVGGTAKRGEAYIDKLLYNRMVNSNSLDGISRNAGDLVGLQLTVTVYKGTYYEPLNGAIEVESVDVAEESYVLAGVVNRNMPVLYLSDEDYAALPAVHFYNRENSGMHECTLLFNKDAGALRRALDKKGYAVQDVNALKRKAFYKDAVLRKIVYIVLAGVVILIQMFSLYRMAKNDYINKQKLYSQYRSIGVSRGAIYGKISLESGLTCMCTAMRGWLISSFIVILISNLQIVKNLTLMGVVLFYYPVWFALVCGAFMVILSQIVNMMAPLVLLSHTPAYLMSKYDI